The Candidatus Thermoplasmatota archaeon genome includes a window with the following:
- the rpl4p gene encoding 50S ribosomal protein L4, with protein sequence MTKINIYSVDGQAQEKIDLPAVFKTPYRPDIIKKSFNVVHSNQRQPYGADPMAGKRHAVESVGKGRGMSRVPRLTQGNAAALAPCVVGGRRAHPPKAEKNWKEKINKKEKILARNSALAATANKDLVTQRGHRFESTVTLPVVLDDSFEKITKTKDVITVFQKLGIYADVERAIHGKHIRAGRGKMRGRKYRIPKSVLIVATNKELEKSARNLSGVDITTPASLDIEDLAPGGTAGRLTVFTKSAFSMFGGKK encoded by the coding sequence ATGACAAAGATCAATATTTATAGTGTTGATGGACAAGCACAGGAAAAAATCGATTTACCTGCAGTTTTCAAAACACCCTACCGCCCAGACATCATCAAAAAATCCTTCAATGTCGTTCATTCAAATCAACGACAACCCTACGGCGCAGATCCGATGGCAGGAAAACGACATGCTGTCGAATCAGTAGGAAAAGGACGAGGGATGTCTCGGGTTCCACGTTTAACTCAAGGAAACGCAGCAGCGCTTGCACCGTGTGTCGTTGGAGGACGACGGGCGCATCCACCGAAAGCAGAAAAAAACTGGAAGGAAAAAATCAATAAAAAAGAAAAAATCCTTGCCCGAAATTCAGCGCTTGCGGCAACCGCAAACAAAGACTTAGTAACGCAACGAGGGCATCGCTTTGAAAGTACTGTAACCTTGCCGGTAGTTCTTGATGATTCGTTTGAAAAGATAACAAAAACAAAAGACGTTATCACTGTGTTTCAAAAACTCGGTATCTACGCAGATGTCGAACGAGCAATACACGGTAAACACATCCGGGCAGGTCGCGGAAAAATGAGGGGACGAAAATATCGGATCCCGAAATCAGTGCTAATCGTTGCAACGAACAAGGAGTTGGAAAAAAGCGCTCGCAATCTCAGTGGCGTTGACATTACAACCCCTGCATCTCTTGATATTGAAGACCTTGCACCAGGCGGTACTGCAGGTCGCTTAACCGTTTTTACCAAATCAGCATTTTCGATGTTTGGAGGGAAGAAATAG
- a CDS encoding thioredoxin family protein, which yields MTDEKFRASYELTDTTFEQFVEQNTYPVLVMFYSPTCPYCAQLDPYFEQYAKEFQGKVFFAKINVADHPRIAAKYHIMGTPTFSFFCSGYISQQNVGAVYPTLIKKMVEDGLSFGIECSKHVTWFNPGITGYV from the coding sequence ATGACTGATGAGAAATTCAGAGCATCATATGAGCTTACCGATACCACATTTGAACAATTTGTTGAACAAAACACGTATCCTGTTCTTGTGATGTTTTACAGTCCAACCTGTCCGTATTGCGCACAGCTTGACCCCTATTTTGAACAGTATGCCAAGGAATTCCAGGGTAAAGTTTTTTTTGCAAAAATCAACGTTGCTGATCATCCCCGTATTGCAGCAAAGTATCATATTATGGGTACGCCAACGTTTTCGTTTTTCTGCAGTGGTTACATTAGTCAGCAGAATGTTGGAGCGGTGTACCCAACGTTGATTAAAAAAATGGTCGAAGACGGGTTATCTTTTGGGATTGAATGTAGCAAACATGTCACCTGGTTTAATCCAGGGATAACCGGATATGTCTAA
- a CDS encoding ferritin family protein, producing the protein MDLGHFQLNELLLAALKSELESKTMYTQLAQKIKNGLLSDKLLFLAAEEEKHRQYIEELYKTHYPDEPLTIPKTTPVPLPELTTISETTKLSTLLAQAMHAEQAAETFYQELATRFPNDTKIKNTLLYFSKMELGHYKILELEKQSMEQFEGADEYWPMIHAGP; encoded by the coding sequence ATGGATTTAGGACATTTTCAACTCAACGAACTTCTTCTCGCTGCATTAAAAAGTGAGCTTGAAAGCAAAACCATGTACACGCAACTAGCTCAAAAAATCAAAAACGGTCTGCTTTCGGACAAACTCCTTTTTCTTGCTGCTGAAGAAGAAAAACATCGGCAATACATCGAAGAACTCTACAAAACCCACTATCCAGATGAACCACTTACCATTCCAAAAACAACCCCGGTTCCGCTACCTGAACTTACCACTATCTCAGAAACTACAAAACTGAGTACCCTTCTTGCTCAAGCGATGCATGCCGAACAAGCAGCAGAAACCTTCTACCAAGAACTTGCAACACGATTTCCGAACGATACAAAAATCAAAAACACATTGTTGTATTTTTCAAAAATGGAGCTCGGTCATTATAAGATTCTGGAGCTCGAAAAACAAAGCATGGAACAATTTGAAGGAGCCGATGAATACTGGCCCATGATCCATGCAGGACCATAA
- a CDS encoding A/G-specific adenine glycosylase, with amino-acid sequence MRQTILEPLFFSRNLTDADIARFHQTILDFYHNHGRSFPWRNTDNPYHILVSEVMLQQTQTDRVVPKYEQFLRTYPDVERLAAASFREILSVWQGLGYNRRALALKKTAEILLTQHHGKVPDTLDELLALPGLGPYSARAILTFAYHQPMVFLETNIRNVYIYFFFQNQTTIHDKELEPLIEKTLYTPDPRTWYYALMDYGAMLKKKNPYLNKKSRHYTRQSRFHGSNRQIRGQILSLLLRTHAVSLLDFREKLHLPEQTLQPILTQLIHEGLITEKDKYYQLVESSGMVDGTSQQNSQETKNQ; translated from the coding sequence ATGCGGCAAACCATCCTCGAACCCCTGTTTTTTAGCAGAAATCTCACCGATGCAGATATTGCACGGTTTCACCAAACAATCCTTGATTTTTATCATAATCATGGCCGATCATTTCCCTGGAGAAACACTGATAATCCCTACCATATCCTTGTCTCAGAGGTGATGCTTCAGCAGACACAAACTGATCGAGTTGTCCCGAAATACGAGCAGTTCCTCCGTACGTATCCTGATGTAGAACGTCTTGCAGCTGCTTCATTTCGAGAGATTCTTTCAGTGTGGCAGGGTCTTGGATATAATCGCCGAGCGTTAGCATTGAAAAAAACAGCTGAGATTCTTCTAACTCAACATCATGGAAAAGTACCAGATACCCTTGATGAACTTCTTGCACTCCCCGGTCTCGGTCCGTATTCAGCACGTGCAATTCTTACTTTTGCGTATCACCAACCAATGGTGTTTCTTGAAACGAACATTCGAAACGTGTACATCTACTTTTTTTTCCAGAATCAAACAACGATTCATGACAAAGAACTTGAACCACTCATTGAAAAAACGTTGTACACTCCCGATCCTCGAACCTGGTACTATGCACTCATGGACTATGGTGCTATGTTGAAAAAAAAGAATCCGTATCTAAATAAAAAAAGTAGACATTACACCAGACAGTCACGATTTCACGGATCAAACCGGCAGATCCGCGGTCAGATCCTCTCATTGCTCCTCAGAACTCATGCCGTATCCCTGCTTGATTTTCGTGAAAAACTTCACCTCCCAGAACAAACGCTTCAGCCAATTCTGACCCAACTCATTCATGAAGGTTTAATTACCGAGAAAGACAAGTATTATCAGCTCGTTGAATCGTCGGGGATGGTTGATGGTACGTCGCAGCAAAATTCTCAGGAGACTAAGAACCAATGA
- a CDS encoding ferritin — protein MLSKKMEQLLNKQINAELWSAYLYLSMASYFEALNLKGFANWMWVQAREETTHAMRIYQHVVDRGGRVLLTSIDTVPTEWKSPLHAFEETLTHEEKVTSMINNLVNIAISEKDHATGAMLQWFVNEQVEEEASAHDIIQQLKLIGKDTSGLFMLDKQLGARVFTPPADLSLYTSKTAP, from the coding sequence ATGTTAAGTAAAAAAATGGAACAATTGCTCAATAAACAAATCAATGCAGAACTCTGGTCAGCCTACCTGTACCTCTCCATGGCATCCTATTTTGAGGCACTCAATCTCAAAGGATTTGCGAACTGGATGTGGGTACAAGCACGAGAAGAAACAACCCATGCCATGCGGATTTATCAACACGTCGTTGACCGTGGTGGCCGAGTGCTTCTCACCTCAATTGACACGGTGCCCACCGAATGGAAATCACCGCTCCATGCATTTGAAGAGACACTCACCCATGAAGAAAAGGTTACAAGCATGATCAATAACCTGGTGAATATTGCAATTTCGGAAAAAGATCATGCCACAGGAGCTATGCTCCAATGGTTTGTCAACGAACAAGTTGAAGAAGAAGCATCAGCACATGATATCATCCAGCAACTCAAACTCATCGGAAAAGATACAAGTGGTTTATTCATGCTTGATAAACAACTTGGAGCTCGCGTGTTCACACCACCTGCAGATCTTAGCTTATACACGTCAAAAACAGCACCCTAA
- a CDS encoding PAS domain-containing protein — protein MIGTLPKPLLETLLETLPVEFSVLDADDNVLAWNKHTTRIFKRPEAALGRNVRNCHPQKSIAKVEQILAEMKQGKRDRAQFWIDLPLGPHKEPRKILIEYYALRDHNKKYLGCLEASQDVTFHRELQGEKRLLD, from the coding sequence ATGATTGGAACATTACCCAAACCTCTTCTTGAAACGCTCCTTGAAACACTTCCTGTTGAGTTTTCCGTGCTTGATGCTGATGATAACGTCCTTGCGTGGAACAAACACACAACCAGAATTTTCAAACGACCTGAAGCAGCACTCGGTCGAAATGTTCGCAACTGCCATCCACAGAAAAGCATCGCGAAAGTTGAACAGATTCTTGCTGAGATGAAACAAGGGAAACGAGATCGTGCACAATTCTGGATTGACCTTCCTCTTGGTCCACACAAAGAACCCCGTAAGATTCTCATTGAATATTATGCACTCCGCGATCATAACAAAAAGTATCTCGGCTGCCTTGAAGCATCCCAGGATGTCACGTTCCACCGAGAACTCCAAGGAGAAAAAAGACTTCTTGACTAA
- a CDS encoding DsrE/DsrF/DrsH-like family protein, whose protein sequence is MKNEKIILYVQTSDQPERQYAPLVLAQTAKMMDLQPQIYYLGLGLKILMPGVAKKIHLGDFPSVHEMIMKTMEMDIDIYACEASKHMLGLEKVELLPGVKIVGAGTLNDLALDAGATMWF, encoded by the coding sequence ATGAAAAATGAAAAAATCATTTTATATGTTCAGACAAGTGATCAACCAGAACGACAATACGCGCCCCTGGTACTTGCGCAGACTGCAAAAATGATGGACCTTCAGCCGCAGATATACTATCTCGGACTGGGGTTAAAAATTCTGATGCCTGGTGTTGCAAAAAAAATTCATCTCGGAGATTTTCCCTCAGTGCATGAGATGATTATGAAGACCATGGAGATGGATATCGATATTTACGCCTGTGAAGCATCGAAACACATGCTCGGTCTTGAAAAAGTAGAACTCCTTCCAGGTGTGAAGATTGTTGGTGCAGGTACCCTCAATGATCTTGCATTAGATGCTGGAGCAACCATGTGGTTCTAA
- a CDS encoding sulfurtransferase TusA family protein, with product MTAGTPSSTYDSEVDCIGLFCPMPIAMAKEAIDALEVGQILKISADDPAAEEDIKRWVKRTGHEMVSFEKNNGLLTFYIKKMK from the coding sequence ATGACTGCGGGTACTCCATCGTCAACCTATGACTCTGAGGTTGACTGTATCGGCTTGTTTTGTCCCATGCCGATTGCGATGGCGAAGGAAGCCATCGATGCTCTCGAAGTTGGGCAAATCTTAAAGATCTCAGCAGATGATCCAGCTGCTGAAGAGGATATTAAGCGCTGGGTGAAACGAACCGGTCATGAGATGGTATCGTTTGAAAAGAACAATGGTTTGCTGACGTTCTACATTAAAAAAATGAAATAA
- a CDS encoding cysteine desulfurase family protein, producing MTRIYLDHAAAVPVDPRVIEFAQPFLSQIIGNPSSLHSAGLAARQALEEARQKIARFINAEDEHTILFTSGATEANNLGIRGTALRNKTKGTAVAVSAIEHISVLNPVKDLTKQGFTMVSLPVDSTGCVKQEDLSNLVTKDTILTSIQYANNEIGTIQPIRELSKIIHDHGSYLHVDATAAAAWIPIDVRRDGIDLLTLSSNDLAGPQGAGVLYVKPGIKLQPIILGGGQEKGLRSGTENLFAIVGMGEAARLIQQEQHQERHRLQPMRDTLIKEILTIDRSFLTGHPQHRLPHHASFRFSGIEGESILLNMDIEGIQISTGSACSSKTLEPSHVLLAIGLKHEEAHGSMVLTLGRSTTPDQIPQVIQATKKTVDRLRALSPLTM from the coding sequence ATGACTCGGATATATCTTGATCATGCTGCCGCGGTTCCTGTTGATCCGCGAGTCATTGAATTTGCACAGCCGTTTCTCTCGCAGATTATCGGGAATCCTTCGTCCCTGCATAGCGCTGGTCTTGCAGCACGACAGGCGCTTGAAGAAGCACGGCAGAAAATAGCTCGATTCATCAATGCAGAAGACGAACACACCATTCTTTTTACGAGCGGGGCAACCGAGGCAAACAATCTCGGCATCCGGGGTACGGCTCTGCGAAATAAAACCAAGGGTACCGCTGTTGCTGTGAGTGCAATTGAACATATATCCGTTCTCAATCCTGTAAAAGATCTGACTAAACAAGGATTCACCATGGTCTCTCTTCCTGTCGATTCAACAGGCTGTGTAAAGCAAGAGGATCTCTCAAACCTTGTCACAAAGGATACGATACTGACAAGTATTCAATATGCAAATAACGAAATCGGGACGATACAACCGATTCGAGAACTTAGCAAAATTATCCATGATCATGGTTCCTATTTGCATGTTGATGCAACTGCGGCTGCAGCATGGATCCCGATCGATGTTCGGCGTGATGGTATTGATCTTCTCACACTTTCCTCAAACGATCTTGCAGGTCCCCAAGGAGCAGGAGTTCTCTACGTTAAACCAGGGATCAAACTGCAGCCAATTATACTTGGAGGCGGACAAGAAAAAGGATTGCGGTCGGGTACTGAAAATCTGTTTGCAATTGTTGGAATGGGTGAAGCAGCCAGACTCATCCAGCAGGAGCAGCATCAAGAACGTCATCGTCTCCAGCCGATGAGAGATACACTGATTAAGGAGATTCTAACGATTGACCGCAGCTTTCTTACCGGTCATCCTCAGCATCGCCTCCCGCATCATGCAAGCTTTCGATTCAGTGGCATTGAAGGAGAAAGCATTCTTCTCAATATGGATATAGAGGGAATTCAGATCTCGACCGGATCTGCCTGCTCATCAAAAACCCTTGAGCCCTCCCATGTACTCCTCGCGATCGGTTTAAAACATGAGGAGGCTCATGGATCGATGGTACTTACGCTGGGGCGATCCACAACTCCCGATCAGATACCGCAAGTTATCCAGGCAACCAAAAAAACGGTTGATCGACTTCGTGCACTTTCCCCGCTTACTATGTAA
- a CDS encoding 50S ribosomal protein L23, with translation MDPYDIILHPYVTEKTMQHMEKNNALEFIVRRTATKATIKKAVEKMFDAKVKTVNTRITPQGKHALVVFMPEVKAEDIGMRIGVF, from the coding sequence ATGGATCCATATGACATTATTCTCCATCCGTATGTCACTGAAAAAACCATGCAACACATGGAAAAAAACAATGCATTAGAATTCATTGTTCGACGAACAGCAACCAAAGCAACAATTAAAAAAGCGGTTGAAAAAATGTTTGATGCGAAAGTAAAAACAGTAAATACAAGAATCACGCCTCAAGGAAAACATGCCCTGGTTGTCTTCATGCCAGAGGTGAAAGCTGAAGATATCGGCATGCGAATCGGGGTATTCTAA
- a CDS encoding Hsp20/alpha crystallin family protein translates to MGKKNKKLNIKTKPEEQALTTKTATEMWNPFDVIENINRFFWDDPWMPLWWRRWQNIEPWNQTMMHANAKITPVDLVDHGDHYLIHAEMPGIAKKDLDVHLTPTKISICGKTKLEFDEENKGFLRRERRYSTLCRNLQFPEEVNPEEADATLSEGILTVKVPKKTPSPQGKKVPIK, encoded by the coding sequence ATGGGAAAAAAGAATAAAAAACTAAATATTAAGACTAAACCTGAAGAGCAAGCATTAACCACCAAAACAGCAACTGAAATGTGGAATCCCTTTGATGTCATTGAAAATATCAATCGATTTTTCTGGGATGATCCATGGATGCCGCTGTGGTGGCGACGCTGGCAGAACATTGAACCCTGGAATCAAACCATGATGCATGCAAATGCAAAAATCACTCCTGTCGATCTCGTTGACCACGGTGATCATTACCTGATTCATGCTGAGATGCCAGGTATTGCAAAAAAGGATTTAGATGTGCATCTCACCCCGACGAAAATTAGTATCTGCGGGAAAACGAAACTTGAGTTCGATGAGGAAAACAAAGGCTTTCTCAGACGAGAACGACGATACTCAACGTTGTGTCGAAACTTGCAGTTCCCTGAAGAGGTAAACCCGGAGGAAGCAGATGCAACATTATCTGAAGGGATACTCACCGTCAAGGTCCCAAAGAAAACTCCATCACCGCAGGGGAAAAAAGTACCGATTAAATAA
- a CDS encoding rubrerythrin family protein translates to METKIIHKKTKNLQGTQTEKNLLAAFAGESQARNRYTYFASEAKKAGYEQIAAIFLETADNEKEHAKVFFKHLQGGMVEVVASYPAGVIGDTMQNLKEAADGEKMEWGTLYPNFATIAEKEGFPEIALSFRNIAKVEAAHEKRYRKLLENVENSRVFKKDKVVKWKCRNCGLIYEGTEAPVKCPACQHPQSYYEVFVENY, encoded by the coding sequence ATGGAAACAAAAATAATACATAAAAAAACAAAAAATCTGCAAGGAACTCAAACTGAAAAAAATCTCCTAGCTGCATTTGCTGGTGAGTCCCAAGCGCGCAACCGGTATACCTATTTTGCTTCAGAGGCAAAGAAGGCAGGCTATGAACAAATCGCAGCGATTTTCCTTGAAACTGCTGACAATGAAAAAGAACATGCCAAGGTATTCTTCAAACATCTCCAAGGCGGCATGGTCGAAGTGGTTGCTTCGTATCCTGCAGGTGTTATTGGAGATACTATGCAGAATCTCAAAGAAGCAGCAGATGGCGAAAAAATGGAATGGGGTACGCTGTATCCAAATTTTGCAACGATTGCTGAAAAAGAAGGTTTCCCTGAGATAGCATTAAGTTTTCGAAACATTGCTAAGGTTGAAGCTGCCCATGAAAAACGGTACCGAAAACTCCTCGAAAACGTGGAAAATAGTCGAGTCTTTAAAAAAGACAAGGTTGTTAAATGGAAATGTCGAAATTGCGGTTTGATCTATGAGGGCACAGAAGCACCAGTGAAATGTCCAGCGTGTCAGCACCCGCAGAGCTATTATGAGGTTTTCGTTGAAAATTATTAG
- a CDS encoding redoxin domain-containing protein, producing the protein MNTKKSCVPVGVHAADFTLDDLNGQPFHFAEHHGKKILLSFHPFVWTLPVCAQQMQSLEQNTRIFHELNTLAVGISVDPVPSKKAWAQHLNIIHTRLLSDFWPHRSVAKKCGIFRSDESISERANIIIDENQLVEYVQFYDLGTLPDIQEIITVLKTGEVPGHD; encoded by the coding sequence ATGAACACAAAAAAATCATGCGTACCTGTTGGAGTACACGCTGCTGATTTTACGCTTGACGATCTGAATGGACAACCTTTTCATTTCGCAGAACATCACGGAAAAAAGATTCTCTTGTCGTTTCATCCATTTGTATGGACGCTGCCAGTGTGTGCACAGCAGATGCAATCGCTTGAGCAGAACACAAGAATCTTTCATGAATTGAACACGTTGGCAGTTGGCATTAGCGTTGATCCTGTTCCCTCAAAAAAGGCATGGGCGCAGCATCTCAACATTATTCATACTCGGTTGCTTTCTGATTTCTGGCCGCATCGATCCGTCGCCAAAAAATGCGGTATTTTTCGGAGTGATGAAAGCATCTCAGAACGGGCAAACATCATCATCGATGAAAACCAGCTCGTCGAATACGTCCAATTCTATGATCTAGGAACACTTCCTGATATTCAGGAGATTATTACTGTTTTGAAAACTGGAGAGGTACCAGGGCATGACTGA
- the nifU gene encoding Fe-S cluster assembly scaffold protein NifU, whose translation MTQVGYSKKVMDHFMNPRNVGVIENPDGYGKVGNPVCGDVMEIFIKVHNNIITDIKFRTFGCGSAIATSSMVTELAKGKTLDEALRLTRKDVADELDGLPPQKMHCSNLAADALHAAIKNYQQKQKLK comes from the coding sequence ATGACGCAGGTTGGATACAGTAAAAAAGTAATGGATCATTTCATGAACCCACGAAACGTCGGGGTGATCGAAAACCCAGATGGATATGGGAAAGTTGGTAACCCAGTTTGTGGTGATGTCATGGAGATATTTATCAAAGTACACAACAACATTATTACTGATATCAAATTCAGAACGTTTGGTTGCGGCTCAGCAATTGCGACGAGCAGCATGGTGACTGAGCTTGCAAAAGGAAAAACCCTTGATGAAGCGTTACGGCTCACAAGGAAAGATGTTGCTGATGAGCTTGACGGGCTCCCTCCACAGAAAATGCACTGCTCGAATCTTGCTGCAGATGCACTTCATGCTGCAATCAAAAATTATCAACAAAAACAAAAATTAAAATAA
- a CDS encoding Fur family transcriptional regulator, giving the protein MIKLLKDNNLKITPQRISILSYLEHHRTHPTADDIYKALKQKTPSLSKTTVYNALETLKQHNLIHSLTISGSEARYDIKQELHHHFYCTYCKKIFDIDLCCPNIEQVTQQGYHIDEVHGYFRGLCPLCQRKREQP; this is encoded by the coding sequence TTGATTAAACTACTCAAAGATAACAACCTCAAAATTACACCGCAGCGCATCAGCATCCTCTCATATCTCGAACACCATCGCACGCATCCTACCGCTGATGACATCTATAAAGCACTCAAACAAAAAACACCATCACTCTCTAAAACAACGGTATATAACGCTCTCGAAACGCTCAAACAACACAACCTCATCCATTCATTAACCATCTCTGGCTCAGAAGCACGCTACGACATCAAACAAGAACTCCATCACCATTTCTACTGTACATACTGTAAAAAAATATTTGATATTGATCTCTGCTGTCCAAACATCGAGCAAGTCACGCAACAGGGATACCATATTGATGAAGTTCATGGATACTTTAGAGGGTTGTGTCCTCTGTGTCAAAGGAAACGTGAGCAGCCATGA
- a CDS encoding 50S ribosomal protein L3, producing the protein MPDIHRPIPGSRGFSPRKRAATQTPHINRWAEGGDKPKIQGFFGYKAGMTHAFIVDYRPTSTTSGREVKMAVTVVETPPIKIAAIRAYQKTAYGLQAIGEIWAEKLDAELSRRIPLPKKQSQKNWDFIKDADEIHAIVYTQPKLIGIPKKTPELSEVKIGGGTLEQQITYAQEILGKELKINDVIHEGDMLDIIAVTKGKGFQGHIQRWGVKLLHHKNSKHRRMIGTAGAWHPNWIPATVPQAGQMGYHRRTEFNKRVLKIGENGEEITPAGGFPHYGIIQSSYILLHGSIPGPAKRLIGMRDAVRYQRGVQIKKPEITYISTTSKQGV; encoded by the coding sequence ATGCCAGATATACATCGTCCTATACCAGGTTCACGAGGCTTTTCGCCACGGAAAAGAGCTGCAACTCAAACTCCTCATATCAACCGCTGGGCTGAAGGTGGAGACAAACCAAAAATCCAAGGGTTCTTTGGCTATAAAGCAGGAATGACCCATGCATTTATTGTTGACTACCGCCCAACATCTACAACCTCAGGTCGAGAGGTGAAAATGGCGGTCACGGTCGTCGAAACACCACCAATCAAAATAGCGGCAATCCGAGCATATCAAAAAACAGCCTATGGATTGCAAGCAATCGGTGAAATCTGGGCTGAAAAACTGGATGCTGAACTCTCCCGGCGCATCCCTCTCCCAAAAAAACAAAGTCAGAAAAACTGGGATTTCATAAAAGATGCTGACGAAATCCATGCAATTGTCTATACTCAACCAAAACTCATCGGTATCCCTAAGAAAACTCCTGAACTCTCTGAAGTTAAAATTGGCGGAGGAACTCTTGAACAACAGATCACATACGCTCAAGAGATCCTTGGAAAAGAACTGAAAATCAACGACGTTATCCACGAAGGAGATATGCTCGACATCATTGCAGTCACCAAAGGAAAAGGATTCCAAGGTCACATTCAACGATGGGGTGTAAAACTCCTCCATCACAAAAACTCAAAACACCGACGGATGATCGGTACTGCTGGTGCATGGCATCCCAACTGGATACCAGCAACAGTTCCTCAAGCAGGACAAATGGGATACCACCGACGAACCGAATTCAACAAACGCGTCTTAAAAATCGGTGAAAACGGAGAAGAAATTACGCCTGCAGGTGGATTCCCCCATTACGGCATTATTCAATCATCCTACATCCTTCTTCACGGTTCAATTCCTGGACCTGCAAAACGACTGATCGGCATGCGTGACGCAGTACGATACCAACGCGGTGTCCAAATCAAAAAACCTGAAATAACCTACATCTCAACAACAAGTAAACAAGGTGTCTAA
- a CDS encoding desulfoferrodoxin, translating into MTQKKEIYKCTICGNIVEVLHEGVGELVCCGEPMQLQKENTVDASKEKHVPVIEKTKTGVKVTVGSIPHPMEEKHYIEWIQLIADEVSYRKFLKPGDKPEAEFPVTGQKLSAREYCNIHGLWKA; encoded by the coding sequence ATGACACAGAAAAAAGAAATCTATAAATGCACAATATGTGGAAATATTGTTGAGGTGCTCCACGAAGGCGTTGGAGAACTTGTTTGCTGTGGTGAACCCATGCAGCTTCAAAAAGAAAACACCGTTGATGCATCGAAAGAAAAACATGTTCCCGTGATTGAAAAAACCAAAACCGGAGTTAAAGTAACGGTAGGTAGCATCCCTCATCCAATGGAAGAAAAACATTACATCGAATGGATTCAGCTTATAGCTGATGAGGTTTCCTATCGGAAGTTTCTCAAACCTGGTGACAAGCCAGAAGCAGAATTCCCAGTAACTGGGCAGAAACTGTCAGCTCGTGAATACTGTAACATCCATGGACTCTGGAAAGCCTAA
- a CDS encoding flavin reductase encodes MNETTLHKISYGVYIVSSKNGEKFNGQIANALFQVTAHPPTIAMSINTQNLTHEYLLKSKVFSVSILSEQTPMPFIGTFGFKSGRNIDKFNNVSYKIGITGAPIVLDHTLAYLEGTIQNSIQTGTHTVFIGRVENAEILSSDKPMTYAYYHEIKGGVSPKTAPTYSGAADQKKKKEEPKMNKYVCTVCGYEYDPAQGDPDNNIPPGTPFEKLPDSWVCPVCGAGKDAFEIQ; translated from the coding sequence ATGAATGAAACAACGCTCCATAAAATATCCTACGGAGTCTATATTGTCAGTTCCAAAAACGGTGAAAAATTTAACGGTCAAATCGCCAATGCACTCTTCCAAGTTACCGCTCATCCACCGACGATTGCTATGAGTATCAACACCCAGAATCTCACCCATGAGTATCTCCTCAAAAGCAAGGTTTTTAGTGTTTCGATACTTTCTGAACAAACCCCGATGCCGTTCATTGGTACCTTTGGATTTAAATCAGGAAGAAACATCGATAAATTCAACAACGTCTCCTACAAAATCGGAATTACTGGAGCACCAATTGTCCTTGATCACACCCTTGCTTATCTAGAGGGAACGATTCAGAACTCCATTCAAACAGGGACGCATACTGTTTTTATCGGAAGGGTTGAAAATGCAGAGATTCTTTCTTCGGACAAACCAATGACGTATGCGTATTACCATGAGATTAAAGGCGGCGTCTCACCAAAAACAGCACCAACGTACAGCGGCGCTGCTGATCAAAAAAAGAAAAAGGAGGAACCAAAAATGAATAAATATGTTTGTACTGTCTGCGGCTATGAATACGACCCTGCACAAGGAGATCCTGACAACAATATACCCCCAGGAACACCCTTTGAAAAACTTCCTGACAGTTGGGTATGTCCAGTCTGTGGGGCAGGGAAAGATGCATTTGAAATACAATAA